The Acidaminococcus fermentans DSM 20731 sequence TCAGGCCTCCGCTGGCAGAGATCTCCTGGACCACGGTCTGGCTCATATAGGGCCCCAGGATTCCGGCCAGAGCTGTCAGGATGCCCTGATAGACCCCTACGGACAAGGCGGAGAACAGGACCCCGATCCCCATATTGGAGGCGTAGATGATGCCGCTGAGGCCGTCGATCATGGCCTTGGTGTATAAGGTGGTGGCATCCCCGCTGAGCCCGTCCTGGATGGACCCTACAATGGCCATGGCCCCCACACAGTACAGGAGACTGGTGGACAGGAATCCTTCCACAAAGGCCTCCGTCCCTGCATCTCCCTTTCCCTTGGCTTTCTGGACCCGGGCCGCCAGCCAGGTGCCCACCTGTTCCAGTTTCTCTTCGATCCCCAGGGCTTCCCCCAGGATGGATCCGGTGACCAGACTGATGATGGTCAGCAGGATGTGCTGTCCCTGGAGGGCCATCTGAAGCCCCAGCAGGATCACACAGAGAGCCAGACCGTAAATCACCGTTTCCTGGTATTTTTCCTTGATGCCCCGGCCCACCAGCAGGCCCACCAGGCTGCCGCCGGCAATGGCGGCCACATTCACAAGGGTTCCCGATCCGATCATGGCAGCCCTCACACAGTGAACAGCCCGGTTTTTTTCCGGTTCCCGGACCGGACCGGCCCCTGGAGCAGTTCATAGAGCCGTTCCAGATCTTCCGGTCCATAATATTCGATGAGGATCCGGCCCCCCTGGTCCTTTTGGGAAGGCTCGATCTTCACCCGGGTCCCCAGGTACTGGATCAGCTTTTCCTGGAAGGCCCGGGTATCCGGATCCTGGGCCTTCGTTCCGTTCTGGGAAGACGGGGCTTTCCGTTCTTTCTTTCCTGGCGTTTTTTCCGGAGGAAGCAGTTCTTCTTCCGTCTTCAGGTAAAGATGCCAGGGTTTCCCTGCTTTTTCCGCCTTGGCCACTTCTTCCACGATCCGGGCAGACCAGCCCCCTTCCGCCGCCTTCCGGGCCAGTTCATTGATTTTCTCCGGCGTATCCAGCCCCAGGAGGGGCCGTACCTGGCCGGGAGACAGTTTCCCTGCGGAAACCAGTTCTGCCACTTCAGCGGGCAATTTCAGCAGCCGCAGGGCATTGGCCACCGCCGCGCGGCTTTTCCCCAGCTTCCGGGCCGCTTCTTCCTGGGTCAGCCCCAGGGTCTCCATCAGCTGCTGGATGCCCCGGGCCTCTTCCATGGGATCCAGGTCGCTGCGCTGCATGTTTTCCACCAGGGCCACTTCCATCATGGCATCTTCATCGTAGTCCCGGACCACCACCGGCACCTTGGTGAGTCCGGCGGCTTTGGCCGCCCGCCAACGCCGTTCCCCGGCCACGATTTCGTACTGCCGCCCTTTCTTCCGGACGATCAGGGGCTGGATCACCCCGCTCTGGCGGATGCTTTCCTCCAGTTCCCGGAGGGCCTCAGGGTCAAAGGTCTTCCGGGGCTGGTAGGGATTGGGCTTCAGGTTCTTCACCGTCACTTCCCCTACCGCTTCTCCGGCCTGTTTCTCTTCCACCGCCGTTCTGGCCGCAGGAGCTCCCTTGGGCTTCCGCCCGCCGAACATCTTGTCCAGGCCCGTCATGCCCAGACCGCCTTTCTTACCGGCCACGGCGCTTCACCTCCCTTGCCAGTGCTCTGTAGGCTTCCGCCGCTTTCCCGTGAGGATCGTACACGGTAATGGGCTGTCCATAGCTGGGGGCTTCCCCCAGCCGCACAGAACGGGGAATCATGGTCTTGAACAGCAGCTCAGGGAAATGTTCCTTCACCTGGGCCACCACATCGTTGGACAGGTTGGTCCGGCTGTCCGTCATGGTCATGACGATGCCTTCAATGGTCAGATCCGGGTTGGTGGACTGACGGATCCGGTCCACGGTGGCCAGCAGCTGGGTCACGCCCTCCAGGGCATAGAATTCACACTGGATGGGGATCAGCACGCTGTCCGCCGCCGTCAGGGCATTGACGGTCAGCAGGCTGAGAGAAGGGGGACAGTCGATGATTACAAAGTCGTAATTGTCCTTTATTTTGTACAGATGTTTTTTCAGGGCATTGGGGGGATTCTTTTTCTCGATCAGATCGATTTCCGCGCCGGCCAGGTTCATGGTGGCAGGAGCCACCCACAGATCCTTCCAGGCAGTGGGCTGGATGATCTCCTCCAGTTCCGTATGGTTGATCAGCACATCATACAGACAGCGTTCCAGGCTGCTTTTATCGATACCCAGACCGCTGGTGGCGTTCCCCTGGGCGTCCAGATCCACCAGCAGTGTCTTTTTCCGTCCTTCCGCCAGACAGGCCGCCAGACTGATGCTGGTGGTGGTCTTCCCCACCCCGCCCTTCTGGTTGGCCACGGCAATGATTCGGGTCATAGGGTCCACTCCTTTCAAATGGGATTTCCTTTTTGGGACACTGTAGGATATTGTAACATAGAAATGAGGTTGTTGCACATAGAAGCAACAACCTCAGGTCACGAGCCATGAGTCGCTGGTCCCGGGCTTGTTTCTGCAGCTCTTTCCGTCCTTTTCTTTTCAAAAAACAGCGATGCAGCTGTACCCTGACTCCAGGACCGTATCATCCGACCCTCACCAACAAGCCCGGGACCCATAGCCCGCGGCCCTAAATCCTGTACCCTCTCTTCCCGATCTCCACTACGGTCTCACAGGCTTTCACCAGACTGGGGATGGGCAAATATTCGAACCGGCCGTGGAAATTGGCGCCCCCGGTAAACAGGTTGGGGCAGGGCAGGCCCCGCCAGGACAGCTGGGCTCCGTCGGTGCCGCCCCGGATGGGTTCCACCACCGGCGTGACCCCCACCGCCTCCATGGCTTCCCGGGCCAGGTCCACCACGGCCATATGGCCGTCCCGGATCTTTTCCGCCATATTGTAGTACACATCATGGTGTTCCAGTTCCACGCTGCCAATGCCATACTTTTCGTTCAGGAAGTCCGCCAGCCGGTCCAGGAAGACCTTCCGTTCTCCGAACCGTTTTTGGTCATGGTCCCGGACCAGCATGTGCATCCGGCAGGTTTCCACATCTCCCGTGATTTTGTACACATGGAAGAATCCTTCATACCCTTCCGTGTATTCCGGTTTTTCTCCTGCCGGCAGCGCCTGCTGCCATTCCGCCGCCATGGCCAGGGCATTCTTCATCTTCCCTTTGGCGGAACCGGTATGGACACTGCGCCCATGGAAAGTGACCACCGGGTTGTCCGCATTGAAGTTCTCATATTCCAGACCTCCCAGTTCCCCGCCGTCCACCGTATAGGCAAAATCCGCTCCGAATTTCGCCACATCGAAGCCGGAGGCGCTGCGTCCGGTTTCCTCGTCAGGGGTGAACCCCACCCGCAGGGTCCCGTGGAGGATTTCCGGATGGTCCAGGAAATGTTCCATGGCGGTGACGATGGCCGCCACCCCGGCCTTGTCGTCGGCCCCCAGCAGGGTGGTGCCGTCGGTGAACAGGATGTCCTGTCCCCGGTATTTCCGGATTTCCGGGAAATCC is a genomic window containing:
- a CDS encoding DUF554 domain-containing protein; amino-acid sequence: MIGSGTLVNVAAIAGGSLVGLLVGRGIKEKYQETVIYGLALCVILLGLQMALQGQHILLTIISLVTGSILGEALGIEEKLEQVGTWLAARVQKAKGKGDAGTEAFVEGFLSTSLLYCVGAMAIVGSIQDGLSGDATTLYTKAMIDGLSGIIYASNMGIGVLFSALSVGVYQGILTALAGILGPYMSQTVVQEISASGGLMILGVGINMTRLLKIRVGNMLPGLLVAGVAAGIFL
- a CDS encoding ParB/RepB/Spo0J family partition protein, which gives rise to MAGKKGGLGMTGLDKMFGGRKPKGAPAARTAVEEKQAGEAVGEVTVKNLKPNPYQPRKTFDPEALRELEESIRQSGVIQPLIVRKKGRQYEIVAGERRWRAAKAAGLTKVPVVVRDYDEDAMMEVALVENMQRSDLDPMEEARGIQQLMETLGLTQEEAARKLGKSRAAVANALRLLKLPAEVAELVSAGKLSPGQVRPLLGLDTPEKINELARKAAEGGWSARIVEEVAKAEKAGKPWHLYLKTEEELLPPEKTPGKKERKAPSSQNGTKAQDPDTRAFQEKLIQYLGTRVKIEPSQKDQGGRILIEYYGPEDLERLYELLQGPVRSGNRKKTGLFTV
- a CDS encoding ParA family protein is translated as MTRIIAVANQKGGVGKTTTSISLAACLAEGRKKTLLVDLDAQGNATSGLGIDKSSLERCLYDVLINHTELEEIIQPTAWKDLWVAPATMNLAGAEIDLIEKKNPPNALKKHLYKIKDNYDFVIIDCPPSLSLLTVNALTAADSVLIPIQCEFYALEGVTQLLATVDRIRQSTNPDLTIEGIVMTMTDSRTNLSNDVVAQVKEHFPELLFKTMIPRSVRLGEAPSYGQPITVYDPHGKAAEAYRALAREVKRRGR
- the pepT gene encoding peptidase T encodes the protein MIDENKLVDRFLQYVSFDTQSDEEQDVLLPSTPGQMVFARALAEELKGLGLSDVSLDDHGYVMATLPASAGISGPVTGFISHMDTSPDASGEDVKPLRVRNYDGGDVLLNRDKGIVFSAKDFPEIRKYRGQDILFTDGTTLLGADDKAGVAAIVTAMEHFLDHPEILHGTLRVGFTPDEETGRSASGFDVAKFGADFAYTVDGGELGGLEYENFNADNPVVTFHGRSVHTGSAKGKMKNALAMAAEWQQALPAGEKPEYTEGYEGFFHVYKITGDVETCRMHMLVRDHDQKRFGERKVFLDRLADFLNEKYGIGSVELEHHDVYYNMAEKIRDGHMAVVDLAREAMEAVGVTPVVEPIRGGTDGAQLSWRGLPCPNLFTGGANFHGRFEYLPIPSLVKACETVVEIGKRGYRI